The window GGAGCCGACGCCTTTCGGCCTCAACGATCTGAAACTGGCCGTGGACATGGTAAGGGTGATCGGTATCCCCTTCGGGGTCATCGTGAATCGTATGGGTATCGGCGATCAGCGCGTCCATCTCTACTGCGCCGAAGAGGGCGTCCCCATTCTGATGGAAATACCCGATGATCGAAGAATCGCGGAGGCGTATTCGCGTGGTGAGCTGGCCGTGGAAGCGCTTCCTGAATATCGTCGCTGCTTCGAGCAACTCTGGAGCAGGATCGTGGACACGATAAAAGAAAGGACCGGAGAGTCATGCCGACTTATGAATACGAATGTGAATCCTGTGGTCTGAAGTTCGAACAATGGCAAGGGATCCATGACCCGCCTGTCGTCGACTGCCCGGACTGTTCCGGAAAGGTCAACAGGTTGATCAGCGGCGGTGGCGGATTTTTCCTGAAAAGTTCGACGGGGACGGCGTACCGGGACGGTGGAGGATGCGCCTTAGAGCAGACAGGCCGAACCTGCTGTGGCCGCATTGAGCAATGCGGCTCCGCTCCGTGCGGGGAGGAATCATGAACCCGAGTGGATTTAAAAGAATATACGGGCCCGTTT is drawn from Deltaproteobacteria bacterium and contains these coding sequences:
- a CDS encoding zinc ribbon domain-containing protein, translated to MPTYEYECESCGLKFEQWQGIHDPPVVDCPDCSGKVNRLISGGGGFFLKSSTGTAYRDGGGCALEQTGRTCCGRIEQCGSAPCGEES